The sequence GGCGCAAATTTATTATGTGCGGAATTAGAAGGTGCTAATGTAAACGGTGTTGATTTCGATAGGGCTTGTTTGGTAGGAACAATCGCCCACAAGTTGCCTAAATAAATTAAAAATTGGGCGTTGGTGAATTGAATGAATTTATTATTACTATCTAAGGGTAGCCCCCTAAATCTCCCAAGATTGGCGTTAGGGTGCTATTCATGCTTTTTGTGCAACGTCAAAAATTGAGTGTAGCTGAATCTGAATATAAATTGAAATTAAGAAAAATTTTAAGCAAGGATGAAAGTAGCTTGTAATTGCACTTTTATACAAGAGTTTCGGATATTTCAAAAATTAATTTCATACATCAAATCAGCAACGCCAATAATTTATTATTTTCGTATATTGGGATACGCAATCAAGATTTTTAGCAATCCCCTTTACAAAATTGTTTGAATTATCTCCTTTGTAAAATATCAAAAATAACTGTTCAGCGGAAGGGCAAGGTTTAAACTGTATGGTACCCAACTTAAAACCGCAATATACAGTCAATACTAGATTTCACTAAACTAAAAATCGCTACACAAAAACTAACTAAGAACTAACTAAAAACTAACTAAAAACTAACTACTTATACAAGATAATCTCAAAATAAATACTGGTAACTAATATAAGGAACATTTAAACCGCTTCAGACGTTATCAAATCAGGTTGAATAATTTTATCTGAAAGTATAAAAATTTATTAACCTGCGTCTAACTGTTCAGTACTAGTATTAAAATCTATAAAAATTGTCAATTATATGGTTTTATCACCCAAGGTTGCTTTGTCAGTAGCTTGTAAGCAATTGGCAGCTATTTCTGCTGTATTCGTCGTAACTCTTCCCTGGCTGATATCCACTCCACCAGGCTTTTCTCTCGATAACACCTCCATAAGCAAACGTCTAAAAAGTCGTAAAAATTCCCAATATACTTTTGTCATTCAGCCAAAATTTACATCGGTAAACGAATTTTCTGAAGGATTGGCTTCGGTATATATTGGCTACCGTAAAGGATATGTTAACAATGCTGGGAAAGTAGTTATTCCTCCGATTTTTGATGGAGCTGGAGAATTTTCCGAAGGATTCGCATGGATAAATATGAGGGGTAAATGGGGATATATAAATAAAAAAGGTCAGTTAGCTATTAACTTAAACTTTGATACGGCTCGGGAATTTACTCAGGGATTGGCACTTGTAAAGTCTGGTGACAAATGGGGTTACATCAATAAAGCTGGTCAATTTGTTATTAAACCGCAATTCGATAATGCGATGTCTTTTACAGTTGACAAGCAAAGTAAGGTTGCAAATAAAGTAGTACTAGCTCCTGTAAAAATAGGTGAGAAATGGGGGTATATCAATAAAAGTGGAAATTTAGTTATTAAGCCTCAATTTAACAATGCTGCTTCTTTTCATGAAGACATGGCAGCAGTCAAAATTGGCGACAAGTGGGGTTACATAAATCATCGCGGAAAATTAGCGATCGCACCCCAATTTGAACGAGCATGGAAATTTTCCGAAGGATTGGCACTAGCAAGCAAAGATAGCAAATGGGGATATATAAATACCAAGGGAAAATTTCAGATCGAGCCGTCTTATTTTGAAGCCAGCAATTTTTCCAACGGGCTTGCATCTGTATGGATAGATGGTAAATACGGCTATATCAACAAGAAGGGTAAACTTGTTATTGAGCCGCAATTTGAAGATGTTGGTAAATTTTCTCAAGGCTTGGCAAAGGTAAATATTGACAATAAATGGGGCTACATCAATAAAAGCGGTGACATTGTAATTCCTCCACAATTCGATCACGCTGGTGATTTATTGTCATCTCAAACCAATGCAGCTTATCCAAAAGTTGGTAAAGCATGGGTGAAAGTCGGCGAAAAATGGGGTTATATCAGCTTGCTTTTAAGTGAATAAATTTTGAATTACTATTCACTGCTCACTGCTCGCTGCTCACTGCTCGCTGCTCACTGCTCACTGCTCGCTGTTAACTGCTTTTGACGCATCCACAAAGCTAATAAAGTCAAACTCAATAAGCCCATTACCCCAGCCAAGGGATTATTGTTTACACCAGTAACCCACTGGGGAACGGTTCCAGAATACTTGATTAATTTTCCTACCTCAATTATGTAGTTACCCCAAACTAAACCCCCATGGAGTCCAATCGGTAAGCCCAAGCGTCCCCTGCAACTGCGTTTAGCCCAAACACAGGCTAAGCCTAATAATAATAATCCGAGAAATTGCGGCGATGTACTTATGATTACCGGCAATGGTTTGATAAAGTGCAACACGGCAAAAATAATTGCAGTCGCTGGTATTACCACCGCAGGATTATAATCTCGCTGTAATTCATCATATATAAACCCCCGGAAAAACAATTCTTCCGCAAAAGCCACACCCAAACCTGTTAACAACCCTTCCAAAACTAATTGCAGCATCGAAAAACCAGGCGGCTGCCAGACTAACCAACCTAGCATTCCCTGTACAACGAATAATGCTAAAACACTAATCAGCCCAATTGCGACACCACGCAGCAACTCCACACCATTTTTCCGCGTAAACTCCAAACCATAGTGACGAAATGCTTGGGGCTGCTGATGGATATATTTACTCCACCAAGGAAGTAAAAATAGAAACTCAATTGCCAAAATACCCATAGTTAAGATAGTTCGGGTATTTTCGTCTTTGACTAAAATATAAACTGCTGCCGCATAAGGCAACCACGGCAATAATAAACTCAAAATAAAGCAGCCCAACCTTATAGGGGCAGGGCGCACAGATAAACTAAATAAATTAATTTTCATACCAAGTTGTTTGTACAGGTAAAGATTGGGTAGCACCAAAAGATTTATATTATCTGATGTTGCTCTACCACGCTTGTCAAACCGACGGCAACTTGGTATGTGCAGTTTCTTTTTTATACAATCTCAGTCTTCCGGTTCTATAGTGCTGTTTAACCCGTGAGTTTTGAGGGTTTCGCTATAAAATTCGGCATGTTCCTGAGCGCAAGTAATAACTAAAGCAAAGCCATTTGTATGGGCTTCCATCATGATGCTTACAGCCTGGGGTTGGCTGAGGCTCGGCACTGTGGTGATTAGTATCTCCACCACATACTCCATAGCGTTGTAGTCATCATTATGGAGCAAAACACGGTACCGAGGCGCGTGCTTCCGGGTTGTTGAACGCTTCTCTATAGTTTCGACTGACACGATTAGTATGCTTCTTCTCGTTTGTTTACTACAACAGACTGGTTTCTATACTTTACTTAACACTTATTCATAGTATTGTATCGCATCTAATTATCATGCCCAAATATATGATAAGTTTTCTGCGGTCGATTGCGGTCGATTAATTATTGCATTGTGAATTCAGGATTGCGAGAGTACTGGCTTACATGACTCGGTTTAGTTGCATTTCCACAAGTAAAATAGATGAAAATAGATAGATAAAGTAAGCTCGTAATCCTTTTCGCCCCATTAATTCGTAAATATGGAGATAAAAGCAAATTTTCAAGCCGGACAAATAGTCTTCCTGGAATACAAAGATAGCAGGCTATATACGGAAGTTATTCAGGTAGTAGTTGAACGTGATTTGTACTGGGTACGTCCGTTACTGCTTGTCGATCAACAATACTCGGAAGCACAACAGGTAACTGATTTGCGCTCTACTTCCGACTTGCTCTGGCCGATAAATTTGTTTCAACCAGCTTTGGATACTCAAGTAGTTGAACTGTACGCTCAGATTTTAATCAAAGAACCAAAACCAGAATTATCTCAAACCGCTAAACAAAAGCTACATCAGTTTATTCAGGAACTTTGGCAAGCGAATCAAAACGAAGCGTGATAATACTATAGATTCTAGGTTTTTGAAAGAATATGCTTGATATAAAATAAAATTTGATGGGTTCTGTAAAGAATAATGCGTTACGACTAGAAATATATTTATCGTCAACTTTAAACTTAAAACTATAACGTCGTAACGCAATCTAATTCCTAAAAATTTGCTGTTTTAGGCAATCTGAGAATAACTTGGATTCCTTTGAGGTACTTGAGGTGTACGATAGGGGTGGTTAATTTCAAATTCACTGGGATCGGAACAGCCAGTTTCTGACATAAAAGTTTGTACTAATTCACGATATACAAACCATTGCTTGTGAAGATGACGAATTAATTCTGGTTCCATTTTAAAGACATCCGAGTTTTGAAATCCGGCTCTAGATAACCATTCGTAAATAGAAAGAGTCTCGCCATTATTGTTGTGAAGCATTTTTCCTCCTGATAATCTTGGAATTGAGGTTAAAATACGCTTCAAAGATGCTACCCGAAGCGTTTACTAGTTATTTCAAGCGATGGCTATAAATGGGAACTAATAAATAAAACGATTTATCCCGCTACTTTTCTATATAAGAAAAGCAATATGGAAGCCCTTTTCACCCATATTTGAGCAAGAGTCAAAATCAAAAAGTATTTCTAGCCAACAGTCTTGCTGGCTCAATACAAGTATCAATATCTATCCGAGTCTAACTTGGAGAGTGTAAAAAGAAAATCCGAAATATCACCCTATTAAGCAGTTGATACTTTTACCATAAATATTCAGCCAGATAAATCTTTAGTACTGCTCTAAAAAAGTTATACCTGCCTTCACAAGTATCCACTCTAAGCAAGTATTTAATATTATTTTCCTGAAAATAGCAAAATCAATCTATCCTTCTAAAGTTATATATTTACTGTTTGACCCATATGATGAATTGAAACTTAATATTTTTGCGAACCGTTTTCCAGAATTCTAATAATACATCATTGAAAAGCACTTTTTTCATAAAACTTAGGGGATTCCCCTAGGTTCAATAGTTACCCCTAGCGATGAAACCCTTTAAATAAAGGGGTTTTCCGAATATTTTTAATCTTATTAGCTTGAGGGAATTGTCTGCGAATATAGTTTATTTAACAGAGAAACAAATTAGTATTTAATTACTTTCTGTTTTTTTAATTATTTTCACTTTTCATGTAAAAAAGTAACTATGTTAAAAATTATTTATGGCGACAATAACTTAAGCTTAGATTGCTTGGATGGATGTTTAGAAGATTGGATAAACACAAGAGTTGCGATCGCTGTGCGTAGCGCTACGGGGATTCATATTGAATCTAGTACGGCTTCTTTTCTATTACCGGCAAACTCATCTACCATAGCCCAGGTAGAAAATATACAAGACGCAAATGTAGTGGAATTCTGCCGCTGCGATGCCAAATCACTTGAAGTTGTGTTGAAAGGTATCTGGTTAACATCAGAATTAGAAAGTGAAACAGGTGTATTCGTAACCAAACTCAAGGATGACACTGAATATTTATTGCAGAATATGTTTGAACCTAAATTTTGCCCGGTTTAACTAACTTTATAGTCTAATTTTATAATTAATCATTAAAAATTATTTACAGTCTTGCTGTTCGCGGGACTATGGTACGACTTCCGAATCCCATCTTGAAACTGGTAATAGTCAGTCGTGCCGCCTTTCCCCGAACAGCATCCCCTCTTCAATTTTAAATTTCAGATTGATATTTTCTGTCTCCTCTGGTTTATTTGTGATGAATGCTACTTTAAATAACCGTGCCCAAGAAGTAGCACGGGAAGATTTAGTCATGTTTATTAATGCTTGTTTGTCCTGTACGGGACAGCGAGAATTCTATGATGATGCTTACGGGCAGAAAGTTTCAATTGACTTTTTGCATCAATATATTTTAGGTAATTACCGATTGCTGTACGCCCGTACTTTAGCAGCAGGCATTAATCATTTTAATCAAGCACAAATAATCTTAAATTTATTAGCTACAGGAAAAAATACATCCCACCAACATCGAAAAGAAGAAGGTGCATTGATTGCCTGGGCACTCCAACAACTACCCCCCCAGCGTGCTTGGGGAATATTACAGCAGTTAAGACAGCGGAAAATAAACAACCGTCGCAGTCGTGCAATTGCTCGCGATTACTTAAAATATCGCCGCAATCTTGATTTTGATGCAGTTAAGTATCGTTCTAAGTTAAGAGCCATTGTGACTCACGCGCATCTCCAACTTCAAGGTGAATTAGGTGATTTTCTCTTTCGTAATTGGAAGCAAAAACTATATGAAACAGAATTATTTGAAAACTTCCGTCAAGCTCATTTTAGTCAAGAAGCAGTTTACAAATTACCTTTTACTGTTGCCGAAGGTTTAGCAGTAAAACACAAAATTAAACGCGAAGTCTTCCTATCGCGCATCCAAGAAAGGATGACTTTAAACGAAAAACTGCGTTTCCAAAATGCTGGTGAAGGCGCAAAAATCAATATTGACGTCGATTTAGGTCGTCTTTCTTTAACCAAGCTAGCATTATATATACTTTCCTTACCCGTGGAAACTCGAAAACAGAAGCGAGATATTTTCGATTTAGCTCTAGAAAAATCCGCTCGCAAAACATTAAGCAAAGCACCGATGAAATTGGGAAAAGTAGCGGCAGTCTTGGATTGTAGCTATTCGAGCTATGGTTCTTCCGAAAAGCGTCGTCGTCCTTTGGGTGTGGCTTTAGCTACTCACTATTTATTGAAAACTGCATCTAAAGAATATCAAGACTTTTGGACTCTACCACCTTTAGATGTATTGCAAGTACGTCCAAAAGGACAATCCGATTTAGCAACACCTGTATTAGACGCATTAGAGTGGGGTGCAGATTTAGTCGTAATTGTTTCCGATGGCTGCGAAAACGATCCACCATGCGGTGCGGCTCAAGTATTGCGTGTTTTTCGGCAACGTTTAGACTCAAAAAATCGTACATCTATAGTTCACTGCAATCCAGTTTTCAACTCGGATGATTTTTCTGTACGTTCTTTATGTGCCGATATTCCTACCGTAGGGTTACGAGACGCTGAAGATTTACCAACTATGCTTGGCTTTGCTCAATTTGCCAACGGTTCGGCTTCTTTGTTTGATTTAGAAGATTATTTAGCTCATAGAGTTAATCGTCAATTATCAATAAATAAGTAAGTAAACAAAAATATTTACTGTCATTGCGAGCGAAGCGAAGCAATCCCAGCCCTTGCGATGAGTCGCACATAAAGGTGAACGCTGAATGCTTCATTTCACTTCGTTCCATTCGCAATGACATTGTGTAATTAATTATGTTTAACTACTTATTTAATGATGGTTGAGTAGCTGATAATTGATAATTGATAATTGATTTAAAATGGCACAAAAGAAAAATATACTAACTAATATATCTCTTAAAGGATTAGATATTGCTCCTTCTCAAGTACGTGGTGCGGTAAGAATTTTACCATTATTAAGACGGAATGTACGCGACGATTTACGTTTGATGAAACGTTCTTATAATGACGATTTAACTGTCGTATCTGTAGATAAAAACCTTAATTATTATGCTTATATTCCTCATGGGTTAGTGATGTCTTGGACTGATGACGGTAGTCCGGTGGCAGCTTTGGGAGGACAAATTCAAAAAATAAAACAACAAACAAAATCTGATGGTAAAAACTTAGATTGTGGTTGTACGAGCGTGCGTTTAATGCATCGCATGAGAAAAAAAGAATCCCAGAATCAATTAAGATTTTTACCCCTACATTTAGCAATGGAAGGTTTTCTTTCCATGTTTTTTTCTGGTCCGAATATTGCTTGGAGCGAATACTCTAAATATGCTCTTGCAAATGGTTTAGGTTGTCGTTACGAAACTGCCGTACAAGGACGCGAGATTGCGAAATTGGAAGATGCATTGCGGGTATTTGAAATTCACCCCAAACAGGTGGGGGTATTAATATTTGTAGCAGAAGCTTTAGCATCAGCTTTTGTGGTTCCTACCCCAGAAGATTATCGTTTACTGCATAGGAGTTTATTAGAAGACTTTTATGGTGAATTAATTTATCAATATGGTTTGCTTCACGATACAACTTTTCCTATGGATGTATCTATTAATGAATCAGAAATTAATAGTTTAAAAAGTTTAAGAGCGGCTATTAATAAAATGCGAATGGATTGGGCTTCTTTTCAAGGTTTTATGGCGAGTGGAATTTTAGATAGTCCATGTCAATCTAAAATAGTTTATAATGCTGGGCCATTTAGATTGCAGCGGTTTATTACCAATATAGAGCTTAAAGGTGAAAATCATATTGGAGAAGTTATTACTAGAGAAAACGGAGAATTAGAATATTTAAAATCTTTTCGTTTATCTACCGCGCAAACAAAGCGAGTTTACTTACTAAGTAAATTAGCCGAACACAATTGGAATATTAATGCTACTGCCGAAGCACTCGGAAATAATTATGATAGTTTTGTCCATCGTTTAGAAAAAGCTGGTTTTGGTTATTTATTAAATCAGCAAGTACGCGAACAAGTTCTTAAGAGAAGACGGAAGAAGTAGAATTTGGTAATTGAGAATTGGTAATTGGTAATTGGTAATTGGTAATTGGACATTGGGCATTGGGCTGTACGATACGAATGCTACTAGCTATGTAATAAAAAATTGCCAGAGATTCTATTTTCTCTGACAACTGTATTTGTTTCTCATATATTTTGTGGAAACATTAAAATAAACGTTAGCCTTTGAGTGCTTTTGTAAAATTTCTACGATAAGATTTACTACCAATAAAGCAAGCTGGCCATAACAAAGATAAAGCAAGGCGATTTGTTAAGCTGTTGCTGAAATTAGTTCTTCTAAATCCAGTCCAAAATTTCCAAACACCGCCTACGTAAGCAACAATTAGTAAACCAGCAATGAACCCAGGCATTTTATCTACTCCAAAAAAAAGAATACTCAAATATCATGACTTGGCATAAGAGTCAATAATTACACTCTCATACACTAGTTTAAGGTAGGCTTACCTTTTCTATCCAGTTATATAGAGATGTGGAGATGGGAAGACAAGGGAATAGTTTTTCATACTCCTCAATTATTCCCAATACCCAATGCCCAATTACCAATTACCGATTACCGATGAAAAATCAAACAATATCTTTACGCTTGAGTAATATTAACGCCACAATCAAATAAACTACTGTGTGTAAACCGAGAATTCCCCAATTCAACATTAAATTGTTGAAAGTCGCGTCATAAACTGAAGAAGCGGCAAAAATATCTTCTAATGAAGGTGCCCCTGGAGTGGCTGCCGGTACCATCTCGTTAACGTTAACTAAAGCACCATAAGCACCCATAGACCAACGACTAATAGTCAACCAGCCGAGTTTTCCCGATAATCTTTTTAATTCAAATAAAACCCCTGAAAGAATTATCTGAGGAATCATAATTAAAGGCAGTATGCTATTAGCTTCGTTTTCGTTTTTGACTGCTGCGGAAATCATTAAACTCAAACTAACGCTTGCTAGCAAAGTTAAAAAAGTTGTGATTCCTAAGCCCACCCCCCAAGGTATAAGATTAGATTCTGGCGATTTAAAACCAATTACAACAGTTATAACTATCAATAAAGTTTGTAAAAAAGTTAAACCACCACGAATCAAAACTTTAGAAGTTAAATAAGGCAGCAAACCCAAATTAATCAGCCTTTCCCTGGCATAAATAGCAGATTCTTTGACAATTTCTCTTACCGAACTCGAAAGCCCTACCCAGATACCAATACAGGCAAAGATAAATAATACTTTGAGTGCTAAAGGTCCTTGAGTGATTTCTAAAGGTTCTAACTTACGTAGAGGAGTTTCGTTTCTTAATATCCAAGCCGTTAACGCGATCGCAATTGGCCCGGATATCAAAGCAAATATCCAACTAGCGCTATCTCTAACTACTAATTGGAAGTATCGCTGGCTCAGTAATATCAACTGTTTAAATGGGGATATACCAGTATGAATTTTATCGTTGCTTTTCTTTTTGGTATCTGTACCTGGCTTGAGTAAATTGCCAACGTATTTCTGAAAATAAGCAGAATGCTTGTATCTTTTCGACCAATAATCTACTGTTTCAACTACTTCTTTAGGACTTCCACCTTGGTCTAATTTAATATAAATATCGGAAAAGTACTTTAACTCATTCGACGGCATTTCAAAGTATTTTAACGCTTCCCCCGGAGGTCCGTAATAACATAATTTGCCACCTCTACCCATAAAAGTAATTCTGTCGCAAACTTCAATATTTGCCGTGGCATGAGTAACTAATATCACCGTCCTCCCCTGGTCTGCCAATTCCCGCAGCAACCGCATCATCTCTTTATCTAAACCGGGATCGAGTCCAGAAGTCGGTTCATCAAGAAAAAATAACTTAGGATCGGCTAATAGCTCTACACCAATGCTCACCCGTTTGCGCTGCCCTCCGCTAAGGTTGCGAATAAAGTTGGTTCTAACGTGAGTCAATTTAATTTGGTCGAGAGTTCTTTCTACGACTGCTTTCACCTCAGTATCGGGAGGAAGTCGCAATTTACATGCGTATGCTAAAACTTCCTCTACTCTCAAATCTGGATGTACGATGTCATCTTGGGGTACGTAACCAATCTGAGAACGATAAACAGCCCAATTTCGCCGCAAGTTATCTCCATTGAGATATACCGAACCCGATGTTACTGGTGCAATTCCCAATAATGATTTCATCAAAGTGGATTTACCAGCGCCGCTTCCACCAACCAAAGCTACTAACTGTCCGGTTTCAATAGCTAAGGAAACATCGTCAAGGATTGCCTTTTGAGTTCCGCCTTTGACTTTAACAATCCGTTGTAGCCGATCCACGTCGAGGCGAACTTGACTACCATTATTTAATAATTCTAGGTATTCTTTTGTATAAAGTAACGAAAATGGACCGATTTGTATTTTGCTGCCGTCGGTTAATTTAACCCGTTTAGAAATTCTTTCGCCATTGACAAAAGTACCGTTGCTACTGGAATCTTGGATAAAATAACCGCCTTGACCATCAGGTAAAAGCGTTGTGTGTATGCGAGATACGGTTGGTGCATCCAACTGCATCGAAGCATAATCATCTAGTTTCGTTGCACGTCCTAGCTGTATGGGAGATTGCTTCAAACCTTTAAAAACCAAACGCCGATTGCTGGGAATAGCAACCGGAACATCTCTTGGATGATAGTAGGTTAACTGAATATGGTTGTGAACCGATTGTCCGATTTCAAACTGCAATCCATCTTTTAATAAGTAGCCTGAAGCATCAATGCGATTTCCATTGATAAAAATTCCGTTACGGCTAGGTTTTGTACCTTCACCATCAAAAAGCCGATAAACATTACCTTCTTTTTTTAAAATAGCTTGTTTTCTAGAAAAAACTTCCCAACCAACAGGAACGTCTAAATCAGCCCACTCAAGCCCCCGTCCCAAGCGATGTTCTTCTTCCCTTAGATACAGCCGTAAAATTTGCCCTTGATTGTTTAATTCTAAATAAGGTTGAGGACTTGCAAGCGTTGGTTTGTCAAAGCTATGAGTCATTATATATAGTTTTAGGTTGAATATAAATTATTTAATCGAACCGATATCAATAGATGCATTAGATGCATTCTTTTTGTTAGTCAAAAACAGCTACAACAAGATCTAAATAAGAAAGTTTTCCGTGCAACCTCGAAAACCTACTTGTTTGGTTTTGAACTAAATTTGAAATTATTTGTACGTATTTACTTAAAAAAGCAGATATCGCCTATCTTAGTCAATAGGTATCTTACATTTGGCAATATAGATTTGAGCGAAAGTTAAGTTTGAAAAAGATTTGTAAATTTTGATAATTAAATTTAAATACGCAGCCATTTAAGTTCATTTATAAAAAAGTATTATGTTTATACGTGGGTTTGTGCGATTCGGGTTTTTGATATTAATCGCACTCTTAGGGATAGGATGTAATTCTTCAAAAAGAGTACCAAAAAAAGTGACTCTAGGCTTAGTTAGCTATGGGGAAGAAGATATTTCACTCTATAAATACGAGGGCTTTAAAAACTATATTCAGGCACAAACAAAGTCGATAGTAGAACTAGAACCTGCTTACAACGAATTACAAGCTATCGACCAAATTCATCGCAAGCAATGGGATATCGTGTTTGCACCACCAGGTTTAGCGGCGATCGCCATCGATAAGCAACTTTACAAACCTCTATTTTCAATGGGTGAAGTAAGCAGCAGACAGCGTTCGTTAATAGTAGTCAGAGATGATAGCCCTATTAAGAAAATACCGGATTTGGCAAATAAAACTATAGCTTTGGGTCAAATAGGTTCTGCTGCTGGCTACTATGTTCCTTTATACGATCTCTACGGTTTAACCCTTAGAAATATCCGTTTTGCTCCCACTCCTAAAACAGTACTTCAATGGCTGAATGAAGGTAGCATTGATGCTGGTGCTTTGTCTGAAAAAAACTTTGAAATTTATCGTCGGCAAATTACGGAAACAAAGTTTAGAATCATACATATCAGTCGGTGGATTCCCCCCGGAGTCGTATTGCTATCACCAAATATTGAACGAAATCGGGAACGAGAAGTCCGCGCAATTATGAGTAAAGCCCCAGCAAATATTACATCAGATGCTGGTTATATTCCTAGCGTCAAAATTCCTGAATACAAGCAGTTTATTCAGCTAATTAAAAAAGTTAAACCTTTAGAGGCGCGAACTAAGGAAACACCAGCAGTTTTGTTACCTAAGGAAGATCCAAAAAATAAATTGTCCCACCGTTTTACAAAATTTCCGGAAAAAACCTAGACGTGTGGCGGTGTCGCTCTACCGAGCGACACCGACGGTGGGACAATTTATTACCTGCAAGTCCCTAAGTCTAATGATAAAAAACTTGTATTATCAGAAACATACCTGCATAAAACCAGCTTTTAAACCTAAGAGTTTAATAGACATCTTTGTAAATTCAGTTTTATTCTAGACATCACAGGAGTTTCAAGCTGATTATCGGAGAGGTCTTATATATATATATAATTTTTAGGAGTGAAAAATAAATGTCCGTGCCGCCCCTTAGCAAACCAGAAATAGCTTCTGGGACTCTAATCGATAGTCGATATATCATTCAAGGGATGCTTGGACAAGGTGGGCTTGGGCGGACTTACTTAGCTTATGATACGCGCCGCTTCAACGAACCCTGCGTCGTCAAAGAATTTGCTCCCTTCGGTACTGGTAGCGATGGCATCGAAAAATGTCGCGATTTGTTCAAAAGAGAAGCAAAAATTCTTCATCAATTAGAACATCCCCAAATACCATGCTTTTTAGCTTGTTTTGAAGGAGAAGGTCGGCTGTTCTTAGTACAAGAATATGTTAACGGTAAAACTTATTCGATGCTATTACAAGAACGTCGAGAACAAGGACAAACTTTTTCAGAAAGCGAAGTAATATTTTGGCTAAAAAAGCTATTACCAGTTTTAGAATACGTCCATCAACATCAAGTCATTCACAGAGATATTTCTCCAGATAATATCATGTTACCTGAAGGCGGAAATTTACCCGTGCTGATTGATTTTGGTGTCGGAAAACAAATAGCTCAGTTAAACGAAGCTACTCAAATAAATCAAGCAGGATTTGCTGGTAATATGTCCCTTGTCGGAAAAGTGGGATATGCTCCTAGAGAACAAATTAGTTTGGGTTTGTGTTCTCCTTCGAGTGATATTTATGCGTTAGGCGTAACGGCGGTAGTGTTGCTTACTGGCAGAAATCCGTCACACTTAATGGATAGATATTCATTAAATTGGAACTGGCATATACATACTAATATCAGCGATACTTTCGCCCAGATACTAGATAGAATGTTGGCAGATACGCCTAAAGGGCGATACCAAACAACTAAGGAAGTTCTCAC comes from Rivularia sp. PCC 7116 and encodes:
- a CDS encoding serine/threonine-protein kinase, with the translated sequence MSVPPLSKPEIASGTLIDSRYIIQGMLGQGGLGRTYLAYDTRRFNEPCVVKEFAPFGTGSDGIEKCRDLFKREAKILHQLEHPQIPCFLACFEGEGRLFLVQEYVNGKTYSMLLQERREQGQTFSESEVIFWLKKLLPVLEYVHQHQVIHRDISPDNIMLPEGGNLPVLIDFGVGKQIAQLNEATQINQAGFAGNMSLVGKVGYAPREQISLGLCSPSSDIYALGVTAVVLLTGRNPSHLMDRYSLNWNWHIHTNISDTFAQILDRMLADTPKGRYQTTKEVLTQLEQLSQSPELPTLVVPDSILNSTIVPSHSQTQETVVNSIDSRENSHSPKQLNLLNPSFLENCQQHLAYYIGPMANFILEDVLAKNPQATPHQFVELLAREIPDSQTAMEFTRQIFT